The following proteins come from a genomic window of Hymenobacter canadensis:
- the ggt gene encoding gamma-glutamyltransferase: MKRIFHSLALLALVACSTNPPQTIPSIATLAAPIPAGTPVVADKAMVVSAHPEATRVGVDIMRQGGNAYDAAVAVQFALAVVLPVAGNIGGGGFLLYRGADGQEGALDFRETAPAAATRDMYLDAQGNIIPNLSTLGHRAAGVPGTVAGMVELHKKLGKLTWAQVVQPAVDLAANGVKLTEKEAAGLNRTRADFARFTPGSSYLRLTPWTAGDLIRHPDLAATLGRIRDQGRTGFYEGTTADLIVAEMQRGQGIISKADLAGYQPKWRTPLHGQYRGHDVLTFPPPSSGGVALLQMLQMLEQDVNLRGLGWHSPQATHWITEAERRVYADRATYLGDPDFGKVPVAQLLDKKYNQERMRTAQPRRATPSAQVAAGSGLPAYESDQTTHYNIVDAQGNAVSCTTTLNGAYGSKVVVAGAGFILNNEMDDFSSKPGVPNAYGLVGGSANAIAPGKRMLSSMTPAIFTKNGNLALVVGTPGGSTIITSVLQASLNVLDYGMNAQQAVAAPRLHHQWLPDQIDVEAGALLPAAEDTLRARGYVLKPRSAWGRVEVIRVLPGGKLEGGADPRGDDSAAGY; the protein is encoded by the coding sequence ATGAAGCGTATTTTCCACTCGCTGGCGCTGTTGGCCCTCGTTGCCTGCTCTACCAATCCGCCCCAGACTATCCCCAGCATTGCCACGCTGGCCGCCCCCATTCCGGCCGGCACGCCCGTGGTGGCCGACAAAGCCATGGTGGTGTCGGCGCACCCGGAGGCCACGCGGGTGGGCGTGGACATCATGCGCCAAGGTGGTAATGCCTACGATGCGGCCGTGGCGGTGCAGTTTGCGCTGGCCGTGGTGCTGCCCGTGGCCGGCAACATCGGGGGCGGCGGCTTCCTGCTCTACCGCGGCGCCGACGGCCAGGAAGGCGCGCTGGATTTCCGCGAAACCGCCCCCGCCGCCGCCACCCGCGACATGTACCTCGACGCGCAGGGTAACATCATCCCGAACCTGAGCACCCTGGGCCACCGCGCCGCCGGCGTGCCGGGCACTGTGGCGGGCATGGTGGAGCTGCACAAAAAGCTGGGCAAGCTAACTTGGGCGCAAGTAGTGCAGCCCGCCGTCGACCTGGCCGCCAACGGTGTGAAGCTGACGGAAAAAGAAGCCGCCGGCCTGAACCGTACCCGCGCCGACTTCGCCCGGTTTACGCCCGGCAGCTCGTACCTCAGGCTCACGCCCTGGACGGCCGGCGACCTGATCCGGCACCCCGACCTGGCCGCCACGCTGGGCCGCATCCGCGACCAGGGCCGCACCGGCTTCTACGAAGGCACCACCGCCGACCTCATCGTGGCCGAGATGCAGCGCGGCCAGGGCATCATCAGCAAAGCCGACCTGGCCGGCTACCAGCCCAAGTGGCGCACGCCGCTGCACGGCCAGTACCGCGGCCACGACGTGCTGACGTTTCCGCCACCCAGCTCGGGCGGCGTGGCACTGCTGCAAATGCTGCAGATGCTGGAGCAGGACGTCAATCTGCGCGGGCTGGGCTGGCATTCGCCGCAGGCCACGCACTGGATTACGGAGGCTGAGCGCCGCGTGTACGCCGACCGCGCCACCTACCTCGGCGACCCGGATTTCGGCAAGGTTCCGGTGGCCCAGCTGCTCGACAAAAAGTACAACCAGGAGCGGATGCGCACCGCCCAGCCGCGCCGCGCCACGCCCAGCGCCCAGGTAGCGGCTGGCTCCGGCCTTCCAGCCTACGAGTCGGACCAGACCACTCACTACAACATCGTGGACGCGCAGGGCAACGCTGTGAGCTGCACGACTACGCTCAACGGGGCCTACGGCAGCAAAGTGGTGGTGGCCGGGGCGGGCTTTATCCTGAACAACGAAATGGACGATTTCAGCAGCAAGCCCGGCGTACCGAACGCCTACGGGCTGGTGGGCGGCAGCGCCAACGCCATTGCGCCCGGCAAGCGCATGCTGTCCTCGATGACGCCGGCCATCTTCACCAAAAACGGCAATCTAGCCCTGGTAGTGGGCACGCCGGGCGGCAGCACCATCATCACCAGCGTGTTGCAGGCTAGCCTCAACGTGCTCGACTACGGCATGAATGCCCAGCAGGCTGTGGCCGCGCCGCGCCTGCACCACCAGTGGCTGCCCGACCAGATTGACGTGGAAGCCGGCGCCCTGCTGCCCGCCGCCGAAGACACCCTGCGTGCCCGCGGCTACGTGCTGAAACCGCGCAGTGCCTGGGGCCGCGTAGAGGTGATTCGGGTGCTGCCCGGCGGCAAGCTGGAAGGCGGCGCCGACCCCCGCGGCGACGATTCGGCGGCCGGGTATTAG
- a CDS encoding TIM-barrel domain-containing protein: MLVSFRRGWPLLPLLLLSIAFPGHTQRAADGPPTQDPFRRPEAAPVALGPYQSHSYQRGLLTIRSTDGGTLRVRPWATGVVRVEYFPAGTAVQNIPSISVVQEPAEWFAPFMHHEGPEPGMPAQAYRDFENGYVRSTAGQLEWKTDRTTTVIIQKNPLRVRYQRPGETVVADAEGVFRHPAAGPAAPGGMGVSFQLQPDEHLYGTGSRALPLDRRGRRLRLYNEAHYAYQNGEPTLNVSLPTVVSSRGYMLFFDHMAAATLDLGATRPDVLEYRNEGPGSLGYFLITGESYAQILSRYTLLTGRQPLPPRWGLGLIQSRFGYKSDQEMEQVAARMRREGFPLDALVLDLYWFGGTKRQGDLDWDYQNFRQPVRMMRRLDSAGVKTILISEPYVMRTSRNDADVRRQGLVGTHTDGSPYTVESFWAGPATILDMYRPETRAWLWSYYRRRKAEGAAGWWSDLGEPENHPADMQHLLGGARQVHNGLGQAWAGILQENYRREFPQERLFNLARSGWAGMQRNSVFPWSGDVSRSWAGLQAQVPVMLGMGLGGVGYMHSDAGGFCAGPTDPELYTRWLQMASLGPILRPHGEGVPPEPYWWPEPYKSIVRRYTHLRYELLPYLYSLAWENSQTGTPLTRPMNFGATYLQPEAVEASNQPLGLSAEEIAAGFSEDTGQPQSAGPAFWNWRTATPDGWGDNILPEQQRQAFEAGNTPALANVNDQFLLGPNLLVAPVLQPGQRRRNVVLPAGSWVDFDTQQTYAGSQTVSVAAPLSRLPLLVRAGAFLPMTPYVPTTARYHPDSLRVRYYADPAAGRSTFTVYDDDGKTATVAHTGAYALLAFSGLTTATQADIRVVPGGQSYPGAPTRRHIELLIPRVVAAPAAVLLNEEPLPASAWEFEAATSTLRLRFELARQPATVSVRGLRLHTAPTVAQPEPLTLEAPENRTFTGRTTLRYTVHQATQPDTLRIFDATGRLVRSLPAATTPGAHALVWPADNDQHQPVAGGVYLAELAGQRQRLVVVPE, from the coding sequence ATGCTTGTTTCCTTCCGCCGCGGGTGGCCATTGCTGCCGCTGTTGCTGCTTTCCATTGCCTTTCCCGGCCACACCCAGCGCGCCGCCGACGGCCCACCCACCCAGGACCCGTTCCGCCGCCCCGAGGCCGCCCCGGTAGCCCTCGGCCCCTACCAGTCGCACAGCTACCAGCGCGGCCTGCTCACCATCCGCAGCACCGACGGCGGCACGCTGCGGGTGCGGCCCTGGGCTACGGGCGTGGTGCGGGTGGAGTATTTTCCGGCGGGCACGGCCGTGCAGAACATTCCGTCCATCAGCGTAGTGCAGGAGCCGGCCGAGTGGTTTGCGCCCTTCATGCATCATGAGGGGCCCGAGCCCGGCATGCCGGCCCAGGCCTACCGGGATTTTGAGAACGGCTACGTGCGCTCCACGGCTGGGCAGCTCGAATGGAAAACCGACCGTACCACCACCGTCATCATCCAGAAAAACCCGCTGCGTGTGCGCTACCAGCGCCCGGGCGAAACCGTGGTGGCCGACGCCGAGGGCGTGTTCCGGCACCCGGCGGCGGGCCCGGCCGCGCCGGGCGGTATGGGCGTTTCGTTTCAGCTGCAGCCCGACGAACACCTCTACGGCACCGGCTCGCGCGCCCTGCCCCTCGACCGCCGGGGCCGCCGCCTGCGCCTCTACAACGAAGCCCACTACGCCTACCAGAACGGCGAGCCAACGCTTAACGTGAGCTTGCCCACGGTGGTGAGCAGCCGCGGCTACATGCTGTTCTTCGACCACATGGCCGCCGCCACCCTCGACCTGGGCGCCACCCGCCCCGACGTGCTCGAATACCGCAACGAAGGCCCCGGTAGCCTCGGCTACTTCCTGATTACAGGCGAGTCGTACGCCCAGATTCTGAGCCGCTACACGTTGCTCACCGGGCGGCAGCCGCTGCCGCCGCGCTGGGGCCTGGGCCTGATTCAGAGCCGGTTCGGGTATAAGTCGGACCAGGAGATGGAGCAGGTGGCGGCCCGCATGCGGCGCGAAGGGTTTCCGCTGGATGCGCTGGTGCTGGATCTGTACTGGTTCGGGGGCACCAAGCGGCAGGGCGACCTGGACTGGGACTACCAGAACTTCCGGCAGCCCGTGCGCATGATGCGCCGGCTGGACTCGGCGGGCGTGAAAACCATCCTGATTTCGGAGCCCTACGTGATGCGCACCTCCCGCAACGACGCCGACGTGCGCCGCCAGGGCCTCGTGGGCACGCACACCGACGGCTCGCCCTACACCGTGGAGTCGTTCTGGGCCGGGCCGGCCACCATCCTGGATATGTACCGCCCAGAAACCCGCGCCTGGCTTTGGAGCTACTACCGCCGCCGCAAAGCCGAAGGCGCCGCCGGCTGGTGGAGCGACCTGGGCGAGCCCGAAAACCACCCCGCGGACATGCAGCACCTGTTGGGAGGCGCCCGGCAGGTGCACAACGGCCTGGGCCAAGCCTGGGCGGGCATTCTGCAGGAAAACTACCGCCGGGAATTTCCGCAGGAACGGCTGTTCAACCTCGCACGCTCGGGCTGGGCCGGCATGCAGCGCAACTCCGTGTTTCCGTGGTCCGGCGACGTGAGCCGCTCGTGGGCCGGCCTGCAGGCGCAGGTGCCCGTGATGCTGGGCATGGGCCTGGGCGGCGTGGGCTACATGCACTCCGACGCCGGGGGCTTCTGCGCCGGCCCCACCGACCCCGAGCTGTATACCCGCTGGCTGCAGATGGCCAGCCTCGGCCCCATCCTGCGCCCCCACGGCGAAGGCGTGCCGCCCGAGCCCTATTGGTGGCCGGAGCCCTACAAGAGCATTGTGCGCCGCTACACCCATCTGCGCTACGAGCTGCTGCCCTACCTGTATTCGCTGGCCTGGGAGAACAGCCAGACCGGCACGCCCCTAACCCGCCCGATGAATTTTGGGGCCACGTATCTGCAGCCGGAGGCTGTGGAAGCATCCAATCAGCCGTTGGGCTTATCAGCGGAGGAAATTGCGGCCGGCTTCTCTGAAGACACTGGCCAGCCCCAGAGCGCAGGCCCTGCTTTCTGGAATTGGCGCACCGCCACGCCCGATGGCTGGGGCGACAACATTCTACCGGAGCAGCAGCGACAAGCATTTGAGGCCGGGAATACGCCGGCTCTCGCCAACGTCAACGACCAATTTCTGCTGGGGCCGAACCTGCTGGTGGCGCCGGTGCTGCAGCCCGGCCAGCGCCGCCGCAACGTGGTGCTGCCCGCTGGCAGCTGGGTTGATTTCGACACGCAGCAAACCTACGCCGGCAGCCAGACTGTGAGTGTGGCGGCGCCACTCAGTCGCCTGCCGCTGCTGGTGCGCGCCGGCGCTTTCCTGCCGATGACGCCCTACGTGCCCACCACCGCCCGCTACCACCCCGACAGCCTGCGCGTGCGCTATTACGCTGACCCCGCCGCCGGCCGCAGCACCTTCACGGTGTATGACGACGACGGCAAAACGGCCACCGTGGCGCACACCGGCGCCTACGCGCTGCTGGCCTTTAGCGGCCTCACCACCGCCACCCAGGCCGATATCCGGGTGGTGCCCGGCGGCCAGAGCTACCCCGGGGCTCCCACCCGCCGCCACATCGAGCTGCTGATTCCGCGCGTGGTGGCCGCTCCGGCGGCGGTGCTCCTCAACGAGGAGCCACTGCCCGCCTCCGCGTGGGAGTTTGAGGCCGCCACCAGCACCCTGCGCCTGCGCTTCGAGTTGGCGCGCCAGCCCGCCACGGTATCCGTGCGCGGCCTGCGCCTGCACACCGCTCCCACCGTCGCCCAACCCGAGCCGCTGACGCTGGAAGCCCCCGAAAACCGCACCTTCACGGGCCGCACCACGCTGCGCTACACCGTTCACCAAGCCACCCAACCCGATACCCTGCGCATTTTCGACGCCACGGGCCGGCTTGTACGCAGCCTACCAGCCGCCACCACGCCCGGCGCCCACGCCCTCGTCTGGCCCGCCGACAACGACCAGCACCAGCCGGTGGCCGGCGGCGTGTACTTGGCAGAGCTGGCCGGCCAGCGCCAGCGCCTGGTGGTGGTGCCGGAGTGA
- a CDS encoding YceI family protein, with product MKLLLAFLTFCTLAAAQPAATSYQLLPAALTWTGYAEVGTYAPSGTVQLRGGRFLYDGRTLRQARLEVDMRTIAQEQAQLAEHLRGADFFDVAKYPTAIFVLQQFGQGQARGQLTLRGVTRPVQFPLTLERRPDGRLHLRGTATLDRTQFGINHNSSSFFQNLGSYAIRNEFQLKFNVLAEAAK from the coding sequence ATGAAACTTCTCCTCGCCTTCCTGACCTTTTGCACGCTGGCTGCTGCCCAGCCCGCCGCCACTTCCTACCAGCTGCTGCCCGCCGCCCTCACCTGGACCGGCTACGCCGAAGTAGGCACCTACGCCCCCAGTGGCACCGTGCAGCTCCGCGGCGGCCGCTTCCTCTACGACGGCCGCACCCTGCGCCAAGCCCGCTTGGAAGTGGATATGCGCACCATCGCGCAGGAGCAGGCCCAACTGGCCGAGCACCTGCGCGGCGCAGATTTCTTTGATGTGGCGAAATACCCAACGGCCATTTTCGTGCTGCAGCAGTTCGGCCAGGGGCAGGCCCGCGGCCAGCTCACGCTGCGTGGCGTCACGCGGCCCGTGCAGTTTCCGCTCACGCTGGAACGCCGCCCCGACGGCCGCCTGCACCTGCGCGGCACCGCCACCCTCGACCGCACCCAGTTCGGCATCAACCACAACTCCAGCAGCTTCTTCCAGAACCTGGGCTCCTACGCCATCCGCAACGAGTTCCAGCTGAAGTTCAACGTGCTGGCCGAAGCGGCGAAGTAG
- a CDS encoding helix-turn-helix domain-containing protein — MQIPFTPLVVVLLAVVAQAVFAAGLLWLAPANRLPNRFLALLMLAIALWMLDGFFREANIYGQNANWYFSPIYYSFAFGPLLYFYVRSLVNHDFRLQRRQLWHFGPVLLQAGLYWWLRLQPYGPRLWFWENVHEPYTYRVEFIGTWVSLTIYLVLSLKLLQQYRRWLPEYFSEVSKLRLQWLRVLLVLVGVVSAQWLLEVVLREFFGLYYAYDYSTELLGVVVFLVGVVGLRQADMRAVRFEPELAEDELAAPELLPAAMPPPAPTLPPQPDAAPAATLISEAATETLAAPATVVPVVDAAVVARIRRALEQERLYLNPTLTLAELSAHTGLAPRLISFTVNNGFGQSFNDLVNGYRVAEVKRRLATPDAQRLTLLGIAFESGFNSKTTFNRIFKQFTGAAPRDYQVAE; from the coding sequence ATGCAGATACCGTTTACGCCTTTGGTGGTCGTGCTGCTGGCCGTGGTGGCGCAGGCCGTGTTTGCGGCCGGCCTGCTGTGGCTGGCCCCGGCCAACCGCCTGCCCAACCGCTTTCTGGCCCTGCTCATGCTGGCCATTGCCCTCTGGATGCTCGACGGATTTTTCCGGGAAGCCAACATCTACGGGCAAAACGCCAACTGGTATTTCTCACCGATCTACTACTCGTTTGCGTTCGGGCCGCTGCTGTACTTCTATGTGCGTAGCCTCGTCAACCACGATTTCCGGCTGCAGCGGCGGCAGTTGTGGCACTTTGGGCCGGTGCTGCTGCAGGCCGGGCTCTACTGGTGGCTGCGGCTGCAGCCGTACGGCCCGCGCCTGTGGTTCTGGGAAAACGTGCACGAGCCCTATACCTACCGGGTGGAGTTTATCGGCACCTGGGTTTCGCTCACCATCTATCTGGTGCTGAGTCTGAAGCTGCTGCAGCAGTACCGCCGCTGGCTGCCCGAATATTTTTCGGAGGTGTCGAAGCTGCGGCTGCAATGGCTGCGGGTGCTGCTGGTGCTGGTGGGCGTGGTGAGTGCGCAGTGGCTGCTGGAAGTGGTGCTGCGCGAGTTTTTTGGGCTGTATTATGCCTACGACTACTCCACCGAGCTGCTGGGCGTGGTGGTGTTTCTGGTGGGCGTGGTGGGGCTGCGCCAGGCCGATATGCGCGCCGTCCGTTTCGAGCCGGAGCTAGCCGAGGATGAGCTGGCGGCTCCCGAACTGCTGCCAGCTGCAATGCCGCCGCCGGCTCCCACACTGCCGCCGCAACCCGATGCGGCTCCGGCGGCCACCTTGATTTCAGAAGCTGCTACCGAAACCCTGGCGGCCCCGGCAACGGTTGTGCCAGTGGTAGATGCAGCCGTGGTGGCGCGCATCCGGCGGGCGCTGGAACAGGAACGGCTCTACCTCAACCCCACGCTCACGCTGGCCGAGCTGTCGGCGCACACCGGCCTGGCCCCGCGCCTGATTTCGTTCACGGTCAACAACGGCTTCGGCCAGAGCTTCAACGACCTGGTAAACGGCTACCGCGTGGCCGAGGTGAAGCGCCGCCTCGCCACCCCCGACGCCCAGCGCCTCACGCTGCTGGGCATTGCCTTCGAAAGCGGCTTCAACTCCAAAACGACCTTCAACCGCATCTTCAAGCAGTTCACCGGTGCCGCCCCGCGGGACTATCAAGTAGCTGAGTAA
- a CDS encoding helix-turn-helix transcriptional regulator encodes MSLPVLTLQSFPQGPGRRPWYLERLERHVANFPGVSQAHAHDFYLLLYVTQGQGTHTIDLVSYPLAPGSVFFMTPGQVHHWQLSDDAQGYVVLFEADFYLFRYPGGRLFEYPFFDHRHAPALQLPAPETELLPLLQRMWQEAAAPAPHQDEVVRSYLHLCLELAARHYPPDAPAAPIPDEPRHAQQLLREFGSLLNQHFRQQREVQHYADLLHVSPNHLNALCRRHLGKTASALVQERVLLEARRLLHHSSATVAQVADALGFEDASYFGRYFRRHTGCTPEAFRQPA; translated from the coding sequence ATGTCTCTGCCCGTTCTCACGCTGCAGTCGTTTCCGCAGGGGCCGGGCCGGCGGCCGTGGTACTTGGAGCGGCTGGAGCGGCATGTGGCCAACTTCCCCGGCGTCAGCCAGGCCCACGCCCACGACTTCTACCTGCTGCTCTACGTCACGCAGGGCCAGGGCACCCACACCATCGACCTGGTGAGCTACCCGCTGGCGCCGGGCAGCGTGTTTTTCATGACCCCGGGCCAGGTGCATCACTGGCAGCTTTCCGATGATGCGCAGGGCTACGTGGTGCTGTTTGAAGCCGACTTCTACCTGTTCCGCTACCCCGGCGGGCGGCTGTTTGAGTACCCCTTCTTCGACCACCGCCACGCCCCCGCCCTGCAGCTGCCAGCCCCCGAAACCGAGCTGCTGCCGCTGCTGCAGCGCATGTGGCAGGAAGCCGCCGCCCCCGCCCCACACCAGGACGAAGTGGTGCGCTCCTACCTGCACCTGTGTCTGGAGCTGGCCGCCCGCCACTACCCGCCGGATGCGCCCGCAGCCCCAATTCCCGACGAACCCCGCCACGCCCAACAGTTGCTGCGCGAGTTCGGGAGCCTGCTCAACCAACACTTCCGGCAGCAGCGCGAGGTGCAGCACTACGCCGATTTGCTGCACGTGTCGCCGAACCACCTCAACGCGCTGTGCCGGCGCCATTTGGGCAAAACCGCCAGCGCCCTGGTACAGGAGCGGGTGCTGCTGGAAGCGCGCCGCCTGTTGCATCACTCGTCCGCCACCGTGGCCCAGGTAGCCGACGCGCTGGGCTTCGAGGATGCCTCGTACTTCGGGCGCTACTTCCGCCGCCACACCGGCTGCACGCCCGAGGCCTTCCGCCAGCCGGCCTGA
- a CDS encoding DUF983 domain-containing protein produces MSTPATPPATPDTDHDSTLLAMVQQRCPRCHQGPLFTHPALSTKFMSMPTQCPVCSQAYEPEPGFYWGAMYISFVFSTGIMLVIGFAVYFLLNDPDTWVYIVSVAVVSLLFTPLSLRYSRTLMLYLFGGIQYRPDKARTNAR; encoded by the coding sequence ATGTCTACTCCTGCCACTCCTCCTGCCACGCCCGACACCGACCACGACTCCACGCTGCTGGCCATGGTGCAGCAGCGCTGCCCCCGCTGCCACCAGGGCCCACTGTTCACGCATCCGGCCCTCAGCACCAAGTTCATGAGCATGCCCACCCAGTGCCCGGTGTGCAGCCAGGCTTACGAGCCCGAGCCAGGCTTCTACTGGGGCGCCATGTACATCAGCTTCGTGTTTTCGACGGGCATTATGCTGGTGATTGGCTTTGCGGTGTATTTCCTGCTCAACGACCCCGATACCTGGGTGTACATCGTGAGCGTGGCGGTGGTGTCGTTGCTGTTCACGCCGCTGTCGTTGCGGTACTCGCGCACGCTGATGCTGTACCTGTTCGGCGGCATCCAGTACCGCCCCGATAAGGCCCGCACCAACGCCCGCTAA
- a CDS encoding alpha-amylase family glycosyl hydrolase, which yields MLRFFYPGLLVLLSVLAGCQPKQPTLDTTPNACAPDAPAAYTVRHPAWADSASIYEVNIRQYTPEGTFRAFEKHLPRLDSMGVGILWLMPVQPIGQKNRKGTLGSQYSIRDYRAVNPEFGTLEDLRHLTEEAHKRGMHVILDWVANHTSWDSELARQHPDWFTKDARGQFVPPVSDWQDVIDLDYSKPELRRYMQQSMVFWLREAGFDGFRCDVAGLVPTDFWNQTRPLLEQVKPVFMLAEWDELHAPPFLKKGEFSPNTKLLEKAFDATYGLRLRYLLDSISRRQQPTAALDKYFQAERAKYPASSYLMYFISSHDINSWDGTEYERLGQSAQAQAVLTALLPGIPMVYSGQEAALKKRLRFFDKDTIAWNGYPLRDFYTRLLQLKKRHPALRNGDPCSEFERIENSSPEVYSFIRRRGEAAVLTVANLGRQPHEVRPTTLGPGIYRELFSGQVLKLGSGSKLLVPAYGYRVYERLPDLPRNGLW from the coding sequence ATGCTCCGTTTCTTTTACCCTGGCCTGCTGGTGCTGCTGAGTGTGCTGGCCGGCTGCCAACCCAAGCAACCCACCCTCGATACCACGCCCAACGCCTGCGCGCCCGACGCCCCGGCCGCGTACACCGTCCGCCACCCCGCCTGGGCCGACTCGGCCAGCATCTACGAGGTCAATATCCGGCAATACACGCCGGAGGGCACGTTTCGGGCTTTTGAAAAGCACTTGCCGCGCCTCGACAGCATGGGCGTGGGCATATTGTGGCTGATGCCGGTGCAGCCCATCGGGCAGAAAAACCGCAAGGGCACGCTCGGCAGCCAGTATTCCATCCGCGACTACCGGGCCGTCAACCCCGAATTTGGGACGCTCGAAGACCTGCGCCACCTCACCGAGGAAGCCCACAAGCGCGGCATGCACGTCATTCTGGACTGGGTGGCCAACCACACCAGCTGGGACAGTGAGCTGGCCCGGCAGCACCCCGACTGGTTCACGAAAGATGCCCGCGGCCAGTTCGTGCCGCCCGTGTCCGACTGGCAGGACGTCATCGACCTCGACTACAGTAAGCCGGAGCTGCGCCGCTACATGCAGCAAAGCATGGTGTTCTGGCTGCGCGAAGCCGGTTTCGACGGCTTCCGCTGCGACGTGGCCGGCCTCGTGCCCACCGACTTCTGGAACCAGACCCGGCCGCTGCTGGAGCAGGTGAAGCCCGTGTTTATGCTGGCTGAGTGGGACGAACTGCACGCCCCGCCCTTCCTCAAAAAAGGCGAGTTCAGCCCAAACACTAAGCTGCTGGAAAAGGCCTTCGATGCCACCTACGGCCTGCGCCTGCGCTACCTGCTCGACAGCATCAGCCGCCGGCAGCAGCCCACCGCCGCCCTCGATAAGTACTTCCAGGCGGAGCGCGCCAAATACCCGGCCAGCAGCTACCTGATGTACTTCATTAGCAGCCACGACATCAACAGCTGGGACGGCACCGAGTATGAGCGGCTGGGCCAAAGCGCCCAGGCCCAGGCCGTGCTGACGGCCCTGCTGCCCGGCATTCCGATGGTGTATTCGGGCCAGGAAGCCGCCCTGAAAAAGCGTCTGCGCTTCTTCGACAAGGACACCATTGCCTGGAACGGCTACCCGCTACGCGACTTCTATACCCGGCTGCTACAGCTGAAAAAACGCCACCCCGCCCTACGCAACGGCGACCCGTGCAGCGAGTTTGAGCGCATAGAAAACAGCAGCCCCGAGGTCTACAGCTTCATCCGGCGCCGGGGCGAGGCCGCCGTGCTGACCGTTGCGAACCTGGGCCGGCAACCCCACGAGGTGCGCCCCACCACGCTGGGGCCGGGCATCTACCGGGAACTGTTTAGCGGGCAGGTGCTCAAGCTGGGCTCGGGCTCGAAGCTGCTGGTGCCCGCCTACGGCTACCGCGTGTATGAGCGCCTCCCCGACCTGCCCCGCAACGGGCTGTGGTAA
- a CDS encoding alpha-amylase family glycosyl hydrolase, giving the protein MPDSAVHPDAHLFQVRHPEWAANATIYEVNLRNFTPEGTFRAFAEHLPRLAAMGISIVWLMPIHPIGAVERKGTLGSQYAVQDYFGVNPEFGTLDDLRYLVQTAHALGLRVLLDWVANHTSWDNPLVQQHPDWYQHDEHGRLVPPVPDWTDVVAFDYTQPGLRRYMTDALLYWLREADIDGYRCDVAGLVPTNFWDEARLELDEVKPLFMLAEWDELYPSGGLTWEQFNSDTKLLEKAFNMTFGLRLHYLLDHIAEGKAPLADIDEYLAAERAKYPPSVYLMHFTSNHDVNSWDGTEYERLGPLALPFAVLTVLLPGMPLLYTGQEAALNRRLLFFDRDTIDWIELPLESFYTRLLQLKRRHPALRNGDVLSRLRRLPGPASLYGFLREKDGAAVLCVINISEEPAPLQLPAEAAGTWQDVFSQVQLTLEEGATLTVQGHGWRVLERV; this is encoded by the coding sequence GTGCCCGATTCCGCCGTTCATCCCGATGCCCACTTGTTCCAGGTTCGTCACCCGGAATGGGCCGCCAATGCCACCATCTACGAAGTAAACCTGCGCAACTTCACGCCCGAAGGCACTTTTCGGGCCTTTGCCGAGCACCTGCCGCGGCTGGCGGCCATGGGCATCAGCATCGTGTGGCTGATGCCGATTCACCCGATTGGGGCCGTGGAGCGCAAGGGCACGCTGGGCAGCCAGTACGCCGTGCAGGATTATTTCGGGGTGAACCCGGAGTTTGGGACGCTCGATGATCTGCGCTACCTCGTGCAGACGGCCCACGCCCTGGGCTTGCGCGTGCTGCTCGACTGGGTGGCCAACCACACCAGCTGGGACAACCCGCTGGTGCAGCAGCACCCCGACTGGTATCAGCACGACGAGCACGGCCGTCTCGTGCCGCCCGTGCCCGACTGGACCGACGTGGTAGCCTTCGACTACACCCAGCCCGGCCTGCGCCGCTACATGACCGACGCGCTGCTGTATTGGCTGCGCGAGGCCGACATCGACGGCTACCGCTGCGACGTGGCCGGCCTCGTGCCCACCAATTTCTGGGACGAGGCGCGCCTGGAGCTGGACGAGGTGAAGCCCCTGTTCATGCTGGCCGAGTGGGACGAGCTCTACCCCAGCGGCGGCCTCACCTGGGAGCAATTCAACTCCGACACCAAGCTGCTGGAGAAGGCCTTTAACATGACCTTCGGCCTGCGCCTGCACTACCTGCTCGACCACATTGCCGAAGGCAAAGCCCCGCTGGCCGACATCGACGAGTACCTGGCTGCCGAGCGGGCCAAATACCCGCCCTCGGTGTATCTGATGCACTTCACCAGCAACCACGACGTGAACAGCTGGGATGGCACCGAATACGAGCGGTTGGGGCCACTGGCGTTGCCGTTTGCGGTGCTCACGGTGCTGCTGCCCGGCATGCCGCTGCTCTACACCGGCCAGGAAGCCGCCCTCAATCGCCGCCTGCTGTTCTTCGACCGCGACACTATCGACTGGATTGAGCTGCCGCTGGAAAGCTTCTACACGCGTCTGTTGCAGCTCAAGCGCCGCCACCCGGCCCTGCGCAACGGCGACGTGCTCAGCCGCCTGCGCCGCCTGCCCGGCCCTGCCAGCCTCTATGGCTTCCTGCGCGAAAAAGACGGCGCGGCCGTGCTCTGCGTCATCAATATCTCCGAAGAGCCCGCGCCGCTCCAGCTCCCCGCCGAAGCCGCCGGCACCTGGCAGGACGTATTCAGCCAGGTACAGTTGACGCTGGAGGAAGGCGCCACGCTAACCGTGCAAGGCCACGGCTGGCGCGTGCTGGAACGGGTGTAA